The Dyadobacter sp. 676 DNA window GCTCATCGAGGAAGGCATTCCGGTAACGCTGGAAGACGAAGTGTCGGCCATCCCCGCCGAATTTACAGCCGATTCACAGCAAACGCTCGTTGTTTACACACCTGCGGTACCGGTCCGGCACAAGCAGATGCATTATTTCCGGGACGGGAATTTTATGATCCTGAAACGCTCGCAGGTATTGGGCATCCTGACCCAGAATCTGAGAACGATCGGCGTTGCGGGTACGCACGGGAAAACGACCACGTCCTCGCTCATTGCGCATATCCTGCGCCACGCGCATGTGAACAGCACGGCGTTTTTGGGAGGCATTACGCAGAATTATGGCACTAACCTCCTTCTGAACGAGCCGACCGACAGGCTGGAAGAGGTTTTCTGTGTCGTGGAGGCCGACGAATTCGATCGCTCGTTCCTGACATTGTTTCCCGAAATAGCGATCGTGACTTCCACCGATGCCGATCACCTCGATATTTACGGTAAACATGAAGCCGTACTCGAGTCCTTCCGCGACTACGTAAGTCAGGTCGACGAACACGGCGCATTGTTTATGCGCGAGGGACTGGAAATCGCGGACAGCTGCAAGGCGAAGGTATTCACCTATTCCCTAAACAGCGGCCCATATCGCTCCGCCAATATCCGCATCGAAAATGCCCGCTTTGTATTCGACTTGATTTATCCGGACGGGGTGATCGGGGGCATTGCGATGAAAATTCCTGGTTACCATAACATCGAAAACTCGATTGCCGCCAGCGCGGTAGCGTTATATATTGGTGTAGAACCGGAGAAGATCATGGAAGCGCTGGAAAGTTACGGAGGCGTGAAACGTCGCTTCGAATACCAGGTTGAGGAAGAGGGCAAAGTGTATATCGATGATTACGCACACCACCCGACGGAGATCGAGGCATTCCTGTCGTCGGTGAAGGGGCTATACCCCGGGCGCCACGTGACGGCCATTTTCCAGCCGCATCTTTTCACACGGACAAGAGATTTTGCAGATGGTTTCGCCGAAAGTTTGTCGCTGGCCGACCGCCTGTTGTTGCTGGATATTTACCCCGCACGAGAGTTGCCGATCGAGGGCGTCGATTCCCGGATGATCCTCGATAAAGTGACCGCCGCCGATAAACAACTGGTTGCAAAAGAAGAAGTTTTACAACTTTTAAAAGAATTAAATACGGATATTGTGGTTACAATCGGTGCCGGGGATATCGATACTTTGGTCGGTCCGATTAAGAATTTGCTTCAAAAGACCGTTGCGAATAATTAGTCAAAGCATTTTTAATATTACTAAGATGTTACGTAAATTTGACTATTCATGGCTTTTGTTGAAACGTAGTTTGTGGCTCATTCTGCCAATTGCCGGCATCGGCATGGCAGAAAGCAAGCTGGGACAACAGCGTTGTACAAATCTCGTAATATCGATCCAGGGTGATTCGGGTACACGTTTCCTGAACCCAATGGATGTACAAATGCTGCTCACCGAGAACGGCGGCGATCCGCTGATCGGGGCAAGGCTCAAAGATGTCGCCTTGCACGATCTGGAAAACCGCGTTACGCGCAATAAACTGATCAAGAAATGTCAGGTTTTTCGTGACCTCAAGGGCAATATAGTAGTCGAAGTAGAGCAGGAGAAACCGCTTGCGCGCTGGATTAACACTTCGGAAAATGGGGAAATGCGGAACACATCGGGATACTATATCAACCACGAGGGCGTTTTTTTTCCTCTATCAGAAAGTTATTCAGCAAGAACGTTACTGGTTTCAGGGGCGTATTTCAACAACCCTCAAAAGCTGAGGTCCGAAAAGGGCGCTCAGGTTTTGGAGTTATTGCGCTTTCTGAACACCGACCCGTTCTGGAAAGCGCAGGTTACGCAGCTGAATGTGGATAAGGATGGTGAGATAGACCTGATGACGTTGCTGGGCGACCAGCGGGTCGAGCTGGGAACGGCGGAGAATTTCGAGTCCAAGTTCAAAAAACTCCGCATCTTTTATGACAAGGTGCTGAGCAAGGACTGGAGTCGGTACAAGAGAATTAGTGTTAAGTTTCAAGATCAAATAGTTTGTGAATAATAATTCACCATCAGCATGGCACACGATAAGATTGTAGTTGGGGTAGATATTGGAAGTACCAAAATAGCCGTGGTGGCCGCACAGGGATCGGCTGCACGGCGAAACAATATCGAGATTCTGGGCTTCAGCGAAGTCCCCGTGCCGGCCGGAGCAGTGGTGAACGGCTCCGTTGAAAACATTAAACAGGTTGGCAGTGCGATCAAGGAAGCGCTCGCGGAAGCGTCTTCGCGTTCGGATCTTGATATTGGTATCGTAAATGTAAGCTTCGGCGGCACGCACGTAAAAGTGAGCGCGCAAAGCGACGGCGTGATCCGCCCGTCGGCATCATCCGGGGAAGAAGTAACGCAGCGGGATGTGGACCAGCTTGTCGACGACATGTACCGTGCGAAGATCGAGCCGAATTTCGATGTGCTGCATGTCCTGCCCATGGATTTTACGGTCGATAACTCGACGGGCGTACGCGAGCCGGTGGGGCGCACCGGCATTAAGCTCGGCGGAAATTTCCTCGTGGTTTCGGCAAACAGCCAGTCGATTTTGCGTACGAAGAAAAGCCTGGCGGATGCGGACCAGGGGCTGAAATGCGACAAACTGGTACTGGCACCTCTGGCAACCAGCTTGGCGGTTCTTACAGACAATGAAATGAAGGCGGGCATCGCGATGGTAGATATCGGCGACCATACCACGGACCTGATCATTTACCACGACCGTATTGTGCGCCACATCGCTTCGTTTCCTATCGGCGGAAGGCACATTACCGCCGACCTTGAAGTAGGGTGCGGTATTCAGTTCGAGAATGCCGAACAACTGAAAAAAGAATATGGCTCGGCGGTTTCGGCCGATGTGCCTTTGAATGTAGAAATTCTGATCAATTACCTGGCGGGCCGCCAGCCTAAACCGGTTCTTAAAAAGAACGTAGCGCTGATCATTGAGGAACGGTTGAAAGAAATCGCTGCGATGGTTTATGCGGAGATTATCAAATCGGGGTATGGCGACCGGCTGATCGGCGGTTTAGTACTTACGGGGGGGATCTGCCAATATTCCGGATATAGAGGTTTTGTTTGAGAAAATCACAGACATGTCGGTACGCGTGGGCTATCCCGAAAATCTGGAACGCACAGCCAAAGCGGATGCAGTGAGCAATTCTTCTTTCAACACGGCGATCGGCCTGGCCTGGGCCGGATTGAAATCGGTCGATCCGCGCGTGAAATCGGTCTGTAAGCCAGCATCTGCATTCAATACAGGCAACGTGGTTCAGAAAGAGCCGGTTAAGGAAGTAAAAGAGACTCCGAAGCGCAACGGTACGTTTTGGGACAGCTTTACCGGTATTATCGGAAAGAAAGACGATAGTCTTGGAGATTATTAACAGCCAAATCACATACTCAACCCCGGAAAGAATATGAACAAAAGCTTGTTGCACGCATTAGACCAGGACTATATAGTGAACGAAATCGTCAAAGACCAGCCAGACGGAGAGGGCCACGGCGACCCGGCTATCATCAAGGTGATCGGTGTCGGCGGAGGCGGTAGCAATGCTGTGAACTACATGTTTCAAAAGAAAATCAAAGATGTAGAATTCGCGGTTTGCAACACGGACAGGCAGGCTTTGGCCAACAGTCCGGTTCCGGTGAAGATCCAGCTGGGTGCTACCCTCACGCAAGGTCTCGGGGCTGGTACTGATGCGACGAAAGGAAAAGAAGCGGCCCTGGAAACCATCGAGGAGATCAAGGGATTGCTCGGCGGATCTACGCAAATGGTATTTATCACTGCCGGTATGGGCGGCGGCACAGGTACAGGAGCCGCTCCGGTAATCGCACAGTTGGCGAAGGAAATGGGCAAACTGACCGTCGCCGTCGTAACAGCGCCATATACCTGGGAAGGACTCGACAAGAAAGAGCAGGCGCTCGAAGGTATCGAGCAGCTGAAAGAGTACAGCGATACCGTTCTCGTCGTTTTGAACGACAAGCTGGAAGAGCTTTATGAGGATATGACCCTCACCCAGGCATTTGCCGAGGCCGACGGCATTCTTCTCAATGCGGTAAAAAGTATTTCCGAGATCATTACCACGAACGGTAATATCAACACCGACTTCAAGGATGTGGAGAAAGTGTTGAAAAGCGCCGGCCAGTCGGTTATGGGAACAGCCGAGGCAATTGGCCCGGAACGCGCTCAAAAAGCTATCAAAGAGGCGCTAGACTCGCCATTGCTGAACGACCGCGACATTCGTGGCGCAAAACGCATCCTCGTGACTTTGGCAACCAGCAAAAAAAAGGAAGCCACCATGAAGGAGCAGCGCGAAATCTGGCAGTACGTGCTCTCGCAGGTAGGCGGCGAAGCCCGGATGTTCAAACTCGGCACTATCACCGACGATTCGCTGGATGACAGGCTGCGCGTCACGATCGTCGCAGCTGGTTTTGACAGCATCGAATCGCCGATACCGGGTATTCAGCTGAAAGGAATTAAAGGCAGGCAGGAAGAAAAACCGGCAGTGGTGGCGGAAGAACCAAAAGTGGAGGTCCCCGAACCTGTAAGGGAAGAAGAACTGGTTTTGACCGGTGAACTGGAAGAAAATACGCCGACCGGCTCGATCGATATTGTTCTGGAAGACGAGCCCGTGACCCGCGGCTTCGACCCTATCAATATATCGCTGACCGAACTGGAACCACAGGACGAATGGACCGACGAGGACGCATTGAAAATGGAGATGATGATCAATTCTTTCAAAGAGGGCCTCGTAAAATATTCCGACCTGGAAGGCCCGGCGTTCCGCAGGAGCAGGGTAGAGCTTTGGAAGCGGCCCGCCATTCCGGCCCACGAAATGGAACAGCACTGGTTGAAATAGTATTACTGTAAAGGGAGCTTCGAGCTCCCTTTTTTATGGCTAGAAATGGATGATCTGCCCGGCCTGAATTTCCAGCAGTTCCTTGTATAATGCGTTTGAAATCACATTATCGCTGTAATGTGAGCGTATGTGCGCGAGTTTTACGCGCAGTGCGAGGGTGTTCATGCCCAGGTAGCTGAAAACGTCGTTCAAATGGCTCAATGCAATGGCTGCCCCCTGCATGTTCGACGAAAGCCCGACCAATGCGGCTTTCTTATTGGAAAAGCTGTTGGGATACGGCAGGCCGTCGATAAACGCTTTTAAAACACCGGGATAAGAGCCATTATATTCGGGAACGATGAATACGAACTTGTCGGTCTGTTCCAGTAAGGATTTCAGATTATTGAAGGCCTCGTTTTTGCCTGTATTGGCATACAATGCGGAGACGGTAAAATCGT harbors:
- the murC gene encoding UDP-N-acetylmuramate--L-alanine ligase, yielding MMSSSVTNWKYIYFVGIGGIGMSALARWFKANGFEVAGYDKTMTPLVGKLIEEGIPVTLEDEVSAIPAEFTADSQQTLVVYTPAVPVRHKQMHYFRDGNFMILKRSQVLGILTQNLRTIGVAGTHGKTTTSSLIAHILRHAHVNSTAFLGGITQNYGTNLLLNEPTDRLEEVFCVVEADEFDRSFLTLFPEIAIVTSTDADHLDIYGKHEAVLESFRDYVSQVDEHGALFMREGLEIADSCKAKVFTYSLNSGPYRSANIRIENARFVFDLIYPDGVIGGIAMKIPGYHNIENSIAASAVALYIGVEPEKIMEALESYGGVKRRFEYQVEEEGKVYIDDYAHHPTEIEAFLSSVKGLYPGRHVTAIFQPHLFTRTRDFADGFAESLSLADRLLLLDIYPARELPIEGVDSRMILDKVTAADKQLVAKEEVLQLLKELNTDIVVTIGAGDIDTLVGPIKNLLQKTVANN
- a CDS encoding cell division protein FtsQ/DivIB, which translates into the protein MLRKFDYSWLLLKRSLWLILPIAGIGMAESKLGQQRCTNLVISIQGDSGTRFLNPMDVQMLLTENGGDPLIGARLKDVALHDLENRVTRNKLIKKCQVFRDLKGNIVVEVEQEKPLARWINTSENGEMRNTSGYYINHEGVFFPLSESYSARTLLVSGAYFNNPQKLRSEKGAQVLELLRFLNTDPFWKAQVTQLNVDKDGEIDLMTLLGDQRVELGTAENFESKFKKLRIFYDKVLSKDWSRYKRISVKFQDQIVCE
- the ftsA gene encoding cell division protein FtsA, whose translation is MAHDKIVVGVDIGSTKIAVVAAQGSAARRNNIEILGFSEVPVPAGAVVNGSVENIKQVGSAIKEALAEASSRSDLDIGIVNVSFGGTHVKVSAQSDGVIRPSASSGEEVTQRDVDQLVDDMYRAKIEPNFDVLHVLPMDFTVDNSTGVREPVGRTGIKLGGNFLVVSANSQSILRTKKSLADADQGLKCDKLVLAPLATSLAVLTDNEMKAGIAMVDIGDHTTDLIIYHDRIVRHIASFPIGGRHITADLEVGCGIQFENAEQLKKEYGSAVSADVPLNVEILINYLAGRQPKPVLKKNVALIIEERLKEIAAMVYAEIIKSGYGDRLIGGLVLTGGICQYSGYRGFV
- the ftsZ gene encoding cell division protein FtsZ; this translates as MNKSLLHALDQDYIVNEIVKDQPDGEGHGDPAIIKVIGVGGGGSNAVNYMFQKKIKDVEFAVCNTDRQALANSPVPVKIQLGATLTQGLGAGTDATKGKEAALETIEEIKGLLGGSTQMVFITAGMGGGTGTGAAPVIAQLAKEMGKLTVAVVTAPYTWEGLDKKEQALEGIEQLKEYSDTVLVVLNDKLEELYEDMTLTQAFAEADGILLNAVKSISEIITTNGNINTDFKDVEKVLKSAGQSVMGTAEAIGPERAQKAIKEALDSPLLNDRDIRGAKRILVTLATSKKKEATMKEQREIWQYVLSQVGGEARMFKLGTITDDSLDDRLRVTIVAAGFDSIESPIPGIQLKGIKGRQEEKPAVVAEEPKVEVPEPVREEELVLTGELEENTPTGSIDIVLEDEPVTRGFDPINISLTELEPQDEWTDEDALKMEMMINSFKEGLVKYSDLEGPAFRRSRVELWKRPAIPAHEMEQHWLK
- a CDS encoding NAD(P)H-dependent oxidoreductase → MTPSTSPIVIIVGTNRPNSMSRKIADYYQGVLQQLGARSIILDLVNLPDDFTVSALYANTGKNEAFNNLKSLLEQTDKFVFIVPEYNGSYPGVLKAFIDGLPYPNSFSNKKAALVGLSSNMQGAAIALSHLNDVFSYLGMNTLALRVKLAHIRSHYSDNVISNALYKELLEIQAGQIIHF